In Gemmatimonadaceae bacterium, the genomic window TCCACTCGGGAAATTCCAGCCGCACGGTTGGCGATGCGGACGAATCGGGTTTCGCCATTGCTCTGGGAGGGGACGCGGCGACACGCGTACGACGAGGCTCGAGCATTAGATTGAGGCTCTCCCCCTCTCCGGGCAATGATGACGCGCCGCGTCGCACCATGACCCCGCTCTTTGTTGGGATCGCGATCGGAATGGTCGTCGCATTGCTGATCGTCGCCGTACTCGCGCCGGGGTTTGCGCGCCGCAAGCGCGCCGAAGGGGCGTTGCAGAGTCGGGCGGTCGTTCGCGGGCAGATCTATGAGCAGCTCGTGCCGTATCTGCCCGGATTTCGGTTCAATCCGAAGGACGCGCAGTTCCTCGGCCGGCCCGTGGACTTCGTCGTGTTCGACGGATTGGACGACGGCGAGCTGCGGCGCATCGTGTTTGTGGAGGTCAAGACCGGCGGCGCCAAGCTCACGACGCGCGAGCGACTCGTGCGCGACGCGATTCGTGAGGGACACATCGAGTGGGCCGAGATCCGGGCCGACGCGAATCTCACGCTTCCCCCCGCCCAGCCGCGCACGACGACGAG contains:
- a CDS encoding Holliday junction resolvase-like protein, producing the protein MTPLFVGIAIGMVVALLIVAVLAPGFARRKRAEGALQSRAVVRGQIYEQLVPYLPGFRFNPKDAQFLGRPVDFVVFDGLDDGELRRIVFVEVKTGGAKLTTRERLVRDAIREGHIEWAEIRADANLTLPPAQPRTTTRT